A single genomic interval of Anopheles marshallii chromosome 2, idAnoMarsDA_429_01, whole genome shotgun sequence harbors:
- the LOC128707661 gene encoding mediator of RNA polymerase II transcription subunit 18, whose translation MGAQVNAAELLQQALSSNIIPNQEFLLQGSILDSAAENLLHRLRGLCDNVDASPETFSDIEMCFSLKLPTEKTPVMTVRVRRAQDVEAPLQLRYIGQPELGDRTRPTLVRSSLDIACTPLVIDFLTEMGFRLDFEYSTKGYMFRKGRMKITVSKILKNMTEPISQSYLVELSVLAPKGQDAIAEDMRIFAEQLKPLVQLEKIDYKRFAQMP comes from the exons ATGGGTGCACAGGTTAATGCGGCTGAGTTGTTGCAGCAGGCACTCAGCTCAAACATTATACCGAATCAGGAGTTTCTGCTGCAAGGCTCGATTTTAGATTCAGCGGCAGAAAATCTATTACACCG ATTGCGAGGACTTTGCGACAACGTTGATGCTAGTCCGGAAACGTTCAGTGATATAGAAATGTGCTTCAGTTTGAAGTTACCAACCGAGAAG ACACCGGTAATGACGGTACGGGTACGACGAGCACAAGACGTGGAAGCACCGCTGCAGCTACGTTACATCGGTCAACCGGAGCTGGGCGATCGGACCAGACCGACGTTGGTTAGAAGCAGCTTGGACATTGCTTGTACACCGCTCGTAATTGATTTTCTAACCGAGATGGGCTTTCGTCTGGATTTTGAGTACTCCACCAAGGGATACATGTTCCGGAAGGGTCGCATGAAGATTACGGTGTCTAAAATACTGAAGAACATGACGGAACCCATTTCTCAGAGCTACCTGGTGGAGCTGTCCGTGCTCGCACCGAAGGGCCAGGATGCGATTGCTGAGGATATGCGTATTTTCGCCGAGCAACTGAAACCGCTGGTACAGCTGGAAAAGATCGACTACAAACGATTCGCCCAAATGCCGTAA
- the LOC128707969 gene encoding TSC22 domain family protein 1: protein MCGNYGHQKQHSMAHGSLTVAGMIVKSESSTGRAGAGSSSPSSATAHNAAKMGSRRIFTPQFKLQVLDSYRNDGDCKGNQRATARKYGIHRRQIQKWLQVENNLRSVVANGGGNSASTNTHPNSSSSAGGSGTASGVTSHSGSNNAGNTAGGGASMKINLLNHHHHHPAHYVHPSHHHLHYQPMHHHHGLMQAPSVAAAAAAAAAAAAAAHYHHHQHQHHMQQPPVHPLAFHPIAVPTVQPSQPQQQVGMDAVRQRVARNSASATTVGLLSPVLTHTGAGPSAAIPVASCSPLSVTSSTSSGAHTASSLCSASPNALMRSPSSSHQLHQYGDPATSGGDTLNHHQQQQQQQQSVIFSPVPLLATATPPSSTGGANDTHYYGHIRAVAAAAQAAAAAAVTAAAATAHRYDHPIDLSRPGSIPTGSPVPPPCPPSPHDHRSGSIRYDRTVKEEQFECEDEEISVEEVDDERPGVMEQAWDLSCRRAGNTALSERKRSASAMSGPVVTPDTSRPAKSVKLFKPYLLDEEDVPEDKITCPKQQRPDSALADDDKDSTRESPAIVDRAMSPARSLPHHQPQYPIIWSASSPAYYEQHAYELAPPAYLLAAQSSQTGGRGVGAPIGTAVPTGRGWSSPQASPVSGYDSSTSISSVCSGPEEDNTSHSSGSSSHGSSHGSQSEKLKQQAIDSFYHDVACRGDYRAVATKYNISRKYVEKWLQQEQQVDDHHHHHHGEVIATPPSGSLVGTVRSPLVVG from the coding sequence ATGTGCGGAAATTACGGACACCAGAAGCAACACAGTATGGCACACGGTTCGCTTACGGTTGCGGGCATGATTGTCAAAAGTGAGTCGTCCACGGGACGTGCGGGTGCCGGTTCATCATCACCCTCGTCCGCCACAGCACACAACGCCGCCAAGATGGGTTCGCGGCGCATCTTTACGCCCCAGTTCAAGCTACAGGTGCTCGACTCGTACCGGAACGACGGTGACTGCAAGGGAAACCAGCGGGCAACCGCCCGCAAGTATGGCATCCACCGGCGGCAGATACAGAAGTGGCTGCAGGTGGAAAATAACCTGCGCTCGGTCGTGGCAAACGGTGGTGGCAATAGCGCCAGCACCAACACGCACCCCAACAGCAGTAGCAGTGCCGGCGGTTCCGGAACCGCATCGGGTGTGACGTCCCACAGCGGTAGCAACAACGCCGGCAACACGGCCGGCGGCGGTGCAtcgatgaaaataaatcttctaaatcaccaccatcatcatccggcGCATTATGTGCATCCGTCGCATCATCACCTGCATTATCAGCCGATGCACCACCATCACGGGCTGATGCAAGCGCCATCGGTAGCGGCGGCAgcggccgcagcagcagcagctgcagcagccgcacactaccaccaccatcagcaccagcaccataTGCAGCAGCCGCCCGTACATCCGCTCGCGTTTCATCCGATCGCGGTCCCGACGGTACAGCCGTcccagccgcagcagcaagtTGGCATGGACGCGGTCAGACAACGTGTCGCGCGGAATAGCGCAAGCGCCACCACCGTCGGTCTGCTGTCACCCGTGCTAACCCACACCGGTGCTGGCCCATCGGCCGCGATACCTGTTGCCTCCTGTTCGCCCCTGTCGGTAACGTCCTCCACCTCCTCCGGTGCACACACTGCCTCATCGCTCTGCTCTGCGTCACCCAACGCGCTGATGCGGTCCCCATCATCATCCCATCAGTTGCACCAATACGGTGACCCAGCGACATCTGGTGGCGATACGCtgaaccaccaccaacagcagcagcagcagcaacagtctGTCATCTTTTCGCCCGTACCGTTGCTGGCCACCGCTACGCCACCATCGTCGACCGGTGGTGCGAACGATACTCACTACTACGGCCATATACGTGCGGTCGCGGCAGCGGCACAggctgctgcagcagccgcCGTCACGGCAGCCGCCGCTACCGCCCACCGATACGATCATCCGATCGATCTCTCCCGGCCCGGATCCATCCCGACCGGCTCACCCGTTCCACCGCCCTGCCCGCCATCACCACACGACCATCGGTCCGGCTCGATCAGGTACGATCGTACGGTAAAGGAGGAACAGTTCGAGTGTGAAGACGAGGAGATCAGTGTGGAGGAAGTCGATGACGAACGTCCCGGTGTGATGGAACAGGCGTGGGATCTTTCCTGTCGTCGGGCCGGCAACACCGCACTGTCGGAACGTAAACGATCCGCGTCGGCAATGAGTGGTCCGGTCGTAACGCCCGACACAAGCCGTCCGGCGAAATCGGTGAAACTGTTCAAACCGTACCTGCTGGATGAGGAGGACGTGCCGGAAGATAAGATCACCTGCCCAAAGCAACAGCGACCCGATTCTGCGTTGGCCGATGACGATAAGGATTCGACGCGTGAATCTCCGGCTATTGTTGATCGGGCGATGTCACCTGCCCGATCGCTTCCTCACCATCAGCCGCAGTATCCCATCATCTGGAGCGCTAGCTCACCCGCCTATTACGAACAGCACGCGTACGAGCTTGCTCCACCGGCGTATCTGCTTGCCGCACAGTCCTCGCAAACGGGCGGCCGCGGTGTTGGGGCACCGATCGGTACTGCCGTACCAACGGGACGCGGTTGGAGCTCACCGCAGGCGTCGCCCGTGTCCGGGTACGATAGTTCCACCTCGATCTCGTCCGTGTGCAGCGGTCCGGAGGAGGACAACACCAGCCATAGTAGCGGCAGTTCCAGCCATGGTTCCAGCCACGGTAGCCAGTCGGAAAAGCTGAAGCAGCAGGCGATCGATAGCTTCTACCATGATGTGGCGTGCCGCGGTGACTACCGTGCGGTCGCCACCAAGTACAACATCAGCCGCAAGTACGTGGAGAAGTGGTTGCAGCAGGAGCAGCAGGTCGAtgatcaccaccatcaccatcacggTGAGGTGATTGCGActccaccttccggatcactAGTTGGCACGGTGCGATCACCGCTCGTGGTAGGATGA
- the LOC128719065 gene encoding delta-aminolevulinic acid dehydratase — protein sequence MSSVKLHSSIFHPTLRKLQCQDVAIEAHNLMYPVFLVDDDEAVQHIPSMPGVARYGLTTLLAHLKPLVTKGLQSILVFGVVDTLPKDSIGTGADCATNPVIRALPRLRAAFPDLLIACDVCLCPYTDHGHCGVLTPDGVIDNEPSTKRIAEIALAYAKAGAHIVAPSDMMDNRIYAIKQMLRASNLDNRCSVLSYSVKFASGFYGPFRDAAKSAPAFGDRKCYQLPPGSKGIAKRAAKRDVEEGADMLMVKPGMAYLDIVKQVKDEYPELPMFIYQVSGEYSMLLNAGKIGAFDLKTVLWEVLVGMRRAGADCIISYFTPLVLDWLKE from the exons ATGTCGTCGGTCAAGCTGCATAGCAGTATATTCCATCCAACACTGCGTAAACTGCAGTGCCAGGATGTGGCGATTGAAGCGCACAACCTGATGTATCCCGTGTTTTTGGT CGACGACGATGAAGCTGTTCAGCACATTCCAAGCATGCCGGGTGTTGCCCGTTACGGTCTCACCACCTTGCTGGCCCACCTGAAGCCGTTGGTCACGAAAGGTCTTCAATCGATCCTAGTATTCGGAGTGGTTGACACGCTGCCGAAG GATTCCATCGGTACGGGTGCCGATTGCGCCACAAATCCGGTGATACGCGCGTTGCCCCGACTACGTGCTGCTTTCCCCGATCTGTTGATTGCGTGCGACGTTTGCCTATGCCCGTACACCGATCACGGTCACTGTGGAGTATTGACACCGGACGGTGTTATCGACAACGAACCCAGCACCAAGCGCATCGCTGAGATTGCCCTGGCGTATGCTAAGGCAGGTGCCCATATTGTGGCACCGTCCGACATGATGGACAATCGCATTTACGCGATAAAGCAAATGTTGCGCGCCAGCAACCTAGATAACCGGTGTTCGGTGCTGTCGTATTCGGTCAAGTTTGCGTCCGGCTTCTATGGGCCGTTCCGTGATGCGGCCAAATCCGCACCTGCATTTGGCGATCGGAAATGCTACCAACTGCCACCGGGATCGAAAGGCATTGCCAAACGGGCAGCG AAACGTGACGTGGAGGAAGGTGCCGACATGCTCATGGTAAAGCCCGGCATGGCTTATTTAGATATTGTGAAGCAAGTAAAGGACGAATATCCCGAACTACCGATGTTTATCTACCAG GTTTCCGGAGAGTATTCGATGCTGTTAAACGCTGGTAAAATTGGTGCCTTTGATTTGAAGACTGTTCTGTGGGAAGTTCTGGTAGGTATGCGCCGTGCCGGTGCGGACTGTATAATATCCTACTTTACACCACTCGTCCTCGACTGGTTGAAGGAATAA
- the LOC128708963 gene encoding high affinity copper uptake protein 1-like, with amino-acid sequence MMHMSFWWGSDVGDVFFSGLTVNGAGPMVALCLTLTALSVAYEGLKIHGAKVRARTARERVRSGSCPPSESATLLSLEGSVSNSPLSGSTLPRRVRTLLAEAVTFLFHSMLGYALMLTVMVYNGYLFIAVVGGMGLGYFLFGHLSMKVNMENIQAQQTKMICTTRCLQQESVNPSASTSLEHYPHSASVDVTEHGTSSRSGVAHGSGCH; translated from the exons ATGATGCACATGTCCTTTTGGTGGGGTTCCGACGTGGGCGATGTGTTCTTCTCCGGGCTGACCGTCAATGGGGCCGGACCAATGGTGGCACTGTGTCTCACGCTAACAGCGCTATCCGTTGCCTACGAAGGGCTAAAG aTACACGGCGCTAAGGTGCGCGCTCGTACGGCGAGAGAACGGGTACGATCCGGGTCCTGCCCACCGAGCGAAAGTGCCACCCTGCTATCGTTGGAAGGAAGCGTCAGTAATAGTCCGCTGAGTGGCAGCACCTTGCCACGCCGTGTTCGGACGCTTCTCGCGGAAGCTGTTACGTTTCTGTTTCACAGCATGCTGGGATATGCGCTCATGCTGACAGTGATGGTTTACAATGGGTATCTGTTTATAGCCGTGGTCGGTGGTATGGGACTCGGCTACTTCCTGTTTGGCCATCTCTCGATGAAGGTGAACATGGAGAATATTCAGGcacagcaaacgaaaatgaTTTGCACCACGCGCTGTCTACAGCAAG AATCGGTAAACCCTTCTGCATCGACCAGTCTAGAGCATTATCCACACAGCGCGTCGGTTGACGTCACCGAGCATGGTACAAGCAGTCGGTCCGGTGTCGCACATGGTTCTGGATGTCATTAA